From one Flavobacteriales bacterium genomic stretch:
- a CDS encoding DUF4249 family protein, with protein sequence MHRSIPFALLAASLLTACSTELDINEPYKDITIVYGLLNQKDSVHFVKINKAFLGEGNALDMALVQDSSEYSGEAISYAKVFRVSSSGALLDSFPLLDTTVVNREPGTFYAPVQKLKYFTTSFTQVLPPGSLGTPMYLWQDDSYRLVLVVNGSTITAETPITNDFKVDPVDQDTVANGARVNLRNIAGDNYSDYEFNWTSRADCKRFVVSWRMRYDEVTGTDTVARSISQKIGSPKVSSFVNEDMAVRLSGTTFYPAVESLIKSQSGWQSVERRIFRGMDFVVSVANDDLHTYLTLTEPVTGIVNDRPAYSNLENAIGVWGSRYEKTTRGKRLSTQSFQELINGPYTGDLHFCSPQDAFPCP encoded by the coding sequence ATGCACCGTTCAATCCCCTTCGCGCTCCTGGCCGCCTCCTTGCTCACCGCTTGCAGCACCGAGCTCGATATCAACGAGCCGTACAAGGACATCACCATCGTCTACGGGCTGCTCAATCAGAAGGACTCCGTTCATTTCGTGAAGATCAACAAGGCCTTCCTCGGCGAGGGCAATGCGCTCGACATGGCCCTGGTGCAGGATTCCAGCGAGTACAGCGGCGAGGCCATCTCATACGCCAAGGTCTTCCGGGTGAGCAGCTCCGGCGCTTTGCTCGATTCATTCCCCCTGCTTGATACCACCGTGGTGAACCGTGAGCCGGGCACCTTCTACGCGCCGGTGCAGAAGCTCAAGTATTTCACCACTTCGTTCACCCAAGTGCTCCCTCCGGGATCCCTTGGAACGCCGATGTACCTCTGGCAGGACGATAGCTACCGTCTCGTGCTGGTCGTGAACGGCAGCACCATCACGGCTGAAACACCGATCACCAACGACTTCAAGGTGGACCCCGTGGACCAGGACACGGTGGCCAACGGCGCACGCGTGAACCTGCGCAACATCGCTGGCGACAACTACTCCGATTACGAGTTCAATTGGACTTCCCGCGCCGATTGCAAGCGCTTCGTGGTTTCCTGGAGGATGCGCTACGACGAAGTAACCGGAACAGACACCGTGGCCCGCAGCATCAGCCAGAAGATTGGCTCCCCCAAGGTCTCCTCCTTCGTGAATGAGGATATGGCGGTGCGCCTCTCCGGAACCACCTTCTATCCCGCCGTGGAGAGCCTGATCAAGAGCCAGTCCGGCTGGCAGAGCGTAGAGCGCCGCATCTTCCGGGGCATGGACTTCGTGGTCTCCGTAGCCAACGACGATCTCCACACCTATTTGACCCTGACCGAGCCCGTTACCGGCATCGTGAACGATCGGCCGGCCTACAGCAACCTGGAGAACGCCATTGGCGTCTGGGGCAGCCGCTACGAGAAGACCACCCGCGGCAAGCGGCTCAGCACGCAGTCATTCCAGGAACTGATCAACGGCCCCTATACCGGCGACCTGCACTTCTGCTCCCCGCAGGACGCCTTCCCCTGCCCCTGA
- the dnaK gene encoding molecular chaperone DnaK, translating into MSKIIGIDLGTTNSCVSVMEGNEPVVIANSEGKRTTPSIVAFVEGGERKVGDPAKRQAITNPKNTISSIKRFMGNSFDECAKEIARMPYTVERGASNTPRVAIGDRHFTPQEISAMILQKMKKTAEDYLGTTVSEAVITVPAYFNDAQRQATKEAGEIAGLKVRRIINEPTAAALAYGLDKKHKDQKIVVFDCGGGTHDVSVLELGDGVFEVKSTDGDTHLGGDDFDQVIIDWLADEFKGQFNIDLRKDPMALQRLKEAAEKAKIELSSTTSSEINLPYIMPVDGIPQHLVRSLTRAKFEQLADSLIKRTIAPCESALKNAGLKTSDIDEVILVGGSTRIPAIQEAVKKFFGKEPSKGVNPDEVVAIGAAIQGGVLTGDVKDVLLLDVTPLSLGIETMGGVMTKLIEANTTIPTKKSETFSTASDSQPSVEIHVLQGERPMANGNRTIGRFHLDGIPPAPRGVPQIEVTFDIDANGILHVGAKDKATGKEQSIRIEASSGLSKDEIEKMKKEAEANADADKKARETVDKLNAADSLIFQTEKSLKDYGDKIPDEKKKPIEDALARLKDAHKAQDADACEKLMAELNTAFQAASQEMYNAAQQAQANGDAQGPTSTSDPEVKDVDFEEVKDSK; encoded by the coding sequence ATGAGCAAGATCATCGGCATCGACCTGGGCACCACCAACAGCTGCGTCTCCGTGATGGAGGGCAACGAGCCCGTTGTGATCGCCAATAGCGAGGGCAAGCGCACCACCCCCAGCATCGTGGCCTTCGTTGAGGGCGGCGAGCGCAAGGTGGGCGACCCGGCCAAGCGGCAGGCCATCACCAACCCCAAGAATACCATCTCCTCCATCAAGCGCTTCATGGGCAACTCCTTTGATGAATGCGCGAAGGAGATCGCGCGCATGCCCTACACCGTGGAGCGCGGCGCCAGCAACACCCCGCGCGTGGCCATCGGCGACCGGCACTTCACCCCGCAGGAGATCAGCGCCATGATCCTGCAGAAGATGAAGAAGACCGCCGAGGATTACCTCGGCACCACCGTGAGCGAGGCCGTGATCACCGTGCCCGCCTATTTCAACGATGCGCAGCGCCAGGCCACCAAAGAGGCCGGAGAGATCGCGGGCCTCAAAGTGCGCCGCATCATCAACGAGCCCACGGCTGCGGCCCTTGCCTACGGCCTCGACAAGAAGCACAAGGACCAGAAGATCGTGGTCTTCGACTGCGGCGGTGGCACGCACGACGTGAGCGTGCTCGAATTGGGCGATGGAGTCTTCGAGGTGAAGAGCACTGACGGCGACACGCACCTGGGCGGCGACGACTTCGATCAGGTGATCATCGACTGGCTCGCCGATGAGTTCAAGGGCCAATTCAACATCGATCTGCGCAAGGACCCCATGGCCCTGCAACGCCTGAAGGAAGCCGCTGAGAAAGCCAAGATCGAGCTCAGCTCCACCACCAGCAGCGAGATCAACCTGCCCTACATCATGCCGGTCGACGGCATCCCGCAGCACCTCGTGCGCAGCCTCACCCGCGCCAAATTCGAGCAACTCGCGGACAGCCTGATCAAGCGAACCATCGCCCCGTGCGAGAGCGCGCTGAAGAACGCCGGCCTAAAGACCAGCGATATCGACGAGGTGATCCTCGTGGGCGGCAGCACGCGCATCCCGGCTATCCAGGAGGCGGTGAAGAAGTTCTTCGGCAAGGAGCCCAGCAAGGGCGTGAACCCGGACGAAGTGGTAGCCATCGGCGCCGCGATCCAAGGCGGCGTGCTCACCGGCGATGTGAAGGACGTGCTCCTGCTCGACGTGACCCCGCTGAGCCTGGGCATCGAGACCATGGGCGGTGTGATGACCAAGCTCATCGAAGCCAACACCACCATACCCACCAAGAAGAGCGAGACCTTCAGCACGGCCAGCGACAGCCAGCCGAGCGTGGAGATCCATGTGCTGCAAGGCGAGCGTCCCATGGCCAACGGGAACCGCACCATCGGCCGCTTCCACCTCGATGGCATTCCTCCTGCACCACGCGGTGTACCGCAGATTGAGGTCACCTTTGATATCGACGCCAACGGCATCCTGCACGTAGGTGCCAAGGACAAGGCCACCGGCAAGGAGCAGAGCATCCGGATCGAGGCCAGCAGCGGCCTGAGCAAGGACGAGATCGAGAAGATGAAGAAGGAAGCCGAAGCCAATGCCGATGCCGATAAGAAGGCCCGGGAAACGGTGGACAAGCTGAATGCTGCGGATAGCCTCATCTTCCAGACCGAGAAGAGCCTGAAGGATTACGGAGACAAGATCCCCGATGAGAAGAAGAAGCCCATCGAGGATGCGCTAGCCCGCCTGAAGGACGCGCACAAGGCCCAGGACGCGGACGCCTGTGAGAAGCTGATGGCTGAATTGAACACCGCATTCCAGGCCGCGAGCCAGGAGATGTATAACGCAGCCCAGCAGGCCCAGGCCAATGGCGACGCGCAAGGCCCCACCAGCACCTCGGACCCTGAAGTGAAGGATGTGGACTTCGAGGAGGTGAAGGACAGCAAGTAA
- the nhaC gene encoding Na+/H+ antiporter NhaC, translating into MTGHDRKTPSILQSVLPLLLLVGLLALNVAVFGDSGLDGPNQLALLFTAAVAIGIGLFNGRSFADLLDHIVRGITTALGAVLILLLIGALAATWLISGIVPAMIDHGLALLSPKIFLVAACLVCCVVSLATGSSWSTAATVGIALMGIGKALGFHEGMVAGAVISGAYFGDKLSPLSDTTNLAPAVAGTDLFTHIRYMLNTTLPSIGIALLAFTGIGLFGAPEGGIEGVAELQAAIRSRFSIGWWLYLVPIAVVAMIWRRMPALPALFIGMLLGAIASLIFQWPLLTELAGGSSWKAIYKVVINAMGSGTAIETGHATVDELLTAKGMSGMLKTIWLILCAMAFGGAMEGAGLLQRLAAAILSIARTDGSLIAATAGSCVLVNATASDQYLSIVVPGRMFSSVYADRGLQAKVLSRTLEDSGTVTSALVPWNTCGAYMSGVLGVATMTYLPFAFFNLASPLMTVLQGALGWRIARLKG; encoded by the coding sequence ATGACTGGTCATGACAGAAAGACCCCATCGATCCTGCAATCGGTGCTTCCGCTGCTATTGCTGGTCGGTTTGCTCGCGCTTAATGTGGCGGTATTCGGAGATAGCGGCCTTGACGGTCCCAATCAGCTTGCGTTGCTCTTCACGGCTGCCGTGGCCATCGGCATCGGCCTATTCAATGGGCGGTCGTTCGCCGATCTGCTCGATCACATCGTGCGCGGGATCACCACCGCGCTTGGCGCAGTGCTCATCCTGCTGCTGATCGGTGCGCTGGCTGCTACCTGGCTCATCAGCGGCATCGTGCCGGCCATGATCGATCACGGCCTGGCGCTGCTCTCGCCGAAGATCTTCCTGGTAGCGGCATGCCTGGTTTGCTGCGTAGTGTCCTTGGCGACCGGTTCATCGTGGAGCACGGCCGCCACGGTGGGCATCGCGCTCATGGGCATCGGCAAGGCATTGGGATTCCATGAGGGTATGGTGGCTGGTGCGGTGATCAGCGGCGCCTATTTCGGCGACAAGCTCAGCCCGCTCAGCGATACGACCAACCTGGCGCCTGCCGTGGCGGGCACCGATCTGTTCACGCACATCCGGTACATGCTCAATACCACCCTGCCCAGCATCGGCATCGCCCTGCTCGCTTTCACCGGCATCGGCTTGTTCGGTGCGCCCGAAGGCGGCATCGAAGGCGTGGCGGAGCTGCAAGCGGCCATCCGCTCGCGATTCAGCATCGGCTGGTGGCTCTATCTGGTGCCGATCGCCGTGGTGGCCATGATCTGGCGCCGCATGCCGGCCTTGCCCGCGCTCTTCATCGGCATGCTCCTCGGGGCCATTGCTTCGCTGATCTTCCAATGGCCCTTGCTCACCGAACTCGCGGGCGGATCGTCCTGGAAGGCGATATACAAGGTGGTCATCAACGCCATGGGCTCCGGGACGGCCATCGAGACCGGCCACGCAACGGTCGATGAACTGCTCACCGCAAAGGGCATGTCCGGCATGCTGAAGACGATCTGGCTCATCCTCTGCGCCATGGCCTTCGGTGGTGCCATGGAAGGGGCCGGCCTGCTGCAACGGCTGGCCGCAGCGATCCTTTCGATAGCGCGGACGGATGGGTCGCTGATCGCTGCAACAGCAGGAAGCTGTGTGCTGGTGAATGCCACCGCTTCCGATCAGTATCTGAGCATCGTGGTGCCCGGCCGCATGTTCTCCTCCGTATATGCCGATCGCGGCCTTCAGGCCAAAGTGCTCAGCCGCACCCTGGAGGACAGCGGAACCGTGACCAGCGCGCTGGTCCCTTGGAACACCTGCGGGGCGTACATGAGCGGCGTGCTCGGCGTGGCCACCATGACCTACCTGCCCTTTGCATTCTTCAACCTGGCCAGCCCGTTGATGACCGTGCTGCAGGGCGCCCTGGGTTGGCGAATCGCGCGCCTCAAGGGATGA
- a CDS encoding T9SS type A sorting domain-containing protein has protein sequence MQPFMSAATRANRWLPAAMALLLAFSISQSKAQTATIDGGSISGLGPMGTLAHHAGEYLYFSTEIAQDLTITRINFKNAIMAGSNADAYGNVSLYLRHTALTTLPTALYAGTGGYTLVYSGPIVWSKSGWSGADLQTPFAYSQASGNLQLLVVRADAVAHTGTSFYAAVTTGVNSCRRYNNAAAPVVGVSTLTQSTFRAAIQLIGEPNCSGAPTPGNTLFVQGSGCPSTFFSMSLENATPGPDVTYQWESADDAAFTLNVVSLGTHPSQWASQTTDKYYRCLVSCPSSPPAVASNPLFVSTAPGHLCALCAAGVNAGDHFFFEKIDNVAYGTGNTVNNNSADHIGTYQNFRGLVGDVLENNSFDVTVNISNAVASDQVLIWCDWDQNGVFNNDPSELMYTSPTGTGPFTATILVPSGATLGRTTMRIRLHDTAFGPLLDPCGNASYGEVEDYGLNVLPPPTCGLPSGLAAAVATTTTANISWLAAPSAVTYDVELRQGGAPGSGGETFAGSTGALTIVATGLTFGQSYQVYVRADCGGGNLSPWVGPFSHLQDYCATDAPFNNDPVITQFTYAGINNVNAATSGYLNFTAQTAFVEPGAATAFTLDRSTDYPLDSLFIWVDLNDDIDFSDPGELVYTSPALFPDPLNDFITIPNGTSPGDKRMRVRRVNMTPGFGWNSPCGTAPFGQTHDYTVNVCGAPTATASVADDCANDEFTIQVDITSNPQGSLTINWVATPGGPGSQPAALGLNTLPDFPAGTEVSVTVSNGSVCELDLGTHFSNCPVTVTCGSVVTMTHCYTNTDPRVFIFIASDDQQTLTMSFIAGTMDPNDIIRVYAGTDENNSPLLTSGSFSDLGVPQLIIASTTDTIMLVIDSDASNSCTDAQQSTWEFEVDCTPACLDPDGAVAVTTNCGTYDFTIDVEILTTGSGATTTLRYTVNGGTPIDIPGLVDTNVENLGPFAIDDVINIRLLHETDSNCDRNLGNYSDDNTCIPGEACVGAILLSVNGLGGCPAGGTPGSNTGATQDGGLFSCSASVGPFEDKWYRFNSGANSAIAYSFTAFTFASLLVEVFEGGCAGTSVHCALGGSALSNSFVVTPNTDYWLRMASVAPQGGNFTICVSAGVPPPDPCASIANIAACGVSTGPVAAPSGTGAWSNNTLGGPYQTPGVERIFTFSATVTGVHIINVIQYTGGNFIDFYWKQVGTCDNTGWNYLSDLAGIGNVAADVGLGGVPLNFVAGNTYYILWDPENTTGRTVAFEVLCPIPAPANDDCANAIGLTPGATCVPTPGSTIGASQSAAPSTCSTFTSSAANDVWYSFVATRITHRVTVAGLVAFDAIVDLRSGACNGTTVACVDATVNGQTEVLTVGSLNIGETYLVRVYGWAGVNGDFTICVEEPDCNGVFGGGANPGTACDDGNANTVLDAYDANCVCAGQVCTTDLSLELQLDGVSTVSWFLHQEGTDILVQSGVEFLPGPSDLSVGTCLPDGCYYLRVEDDGGDGITGGGYLLRVLNGARLLDNLYDQYGNGGFTSGSVSQVAGGEGFCLPLGTDRLVVTSCDKLDWKVNPCGGEFVVANENAAVSAEYGGPNAATSGYQMWWYQPNGGFSFKRFQSHNTSNGLPNNAVRACHFQLNAWTGNQLQQNVLYNVKVRGRINGVYSNWGYACRLIIDDALAQCPRTKLMDLPGNQFLSCGQTRSIGTSYRVHARNVRRMKNNCAWQNANRYQFRFRIPAENVVILKTSPSGQYFVNTAGLVCGKTYEVDVRASFDNGSTWCVNTPDPSSVTDPAWGDVCELFTVPCAFGMAQEGSGAAATEQRMSLYPNPNTGDQLVVSFSGLPADAEQVRFEMHDAFGKLVLSRTIPVQEGMLNSTVSLDGRLSAGLYMATLNVQGITFTERVVVQP, from the coding sequence ATGCAACCCTTCATGAGCGCGGCAACACGAGCCAATCGATGGCTGCCGGCCGCAATGGCCTTGTTGCTGGCATTCAGCATCAGCCAATCGAAAGCGCAGACCGCCACCATCGATGGCGGCAGCATCTCGGGCCTCGGCCCCATGGGCACCTTAGCGCACCATGCCGGCGAATACCTCTATTTCTCCACGGAGATCGCCCAGGACCTCACCATTACACGCATCAATTTCAAGAATGCGATCATGGCCGGCAGCAATGCCGATGCCTATGGCAACGTGAGCCTTTACCTGCGCCATACGGCCCTCACCACACTGCCGACAGCACTCTACGCCGGCACAGGTGGATACACCTTGGTGTACTCCGGCCCGATCGTCTGGAGCAAGAGCGGATGGAGCGGTGCGGACCTCCAGACGCCCTTCGCCTATTCACAGGCCTCCGGCAACCTGCAGCTGCTCGTGGTACGCGCCGACGCAGTCGCTCACACGGGCACTTCATTCTATGCGGCCGTCACCACCGGCGTGAATAGTTGCCGGCGCTACAATAACGCCGCAGCCCCGGTCGTAGGCGTTTCCACGCTCACGCAATCCACCTTCCGTGCGGCGATCCAACTCATAGGCGAGCCCAATTGCAGCGGGGCGCCTACTCCTGGCAACACGCTCTTCGTGCAGGGCAGCGGCTGCCCGAGCACCTTCTTCAGCATGAGCCTGGAGAATGCCACGCCCGGACCGGATGTGACCTATCAGTGGGAGAGCGCCGACGATGCGGCCTTCACCTTGAACGTCGTGAGCCTCGGCACCCATCCGAGTCAATGGGCCTCTCAGACCACCGACAAATACTACCGCTGCTTGGTGAGCTGCCCATCGAGCCCGCCTGCAGTCGCCAGTAATCCGCTGTTCGTATCAACGGCACCCGGCCACCTGTGCGCGCTCTGCGCAGCCGGGGTCAATGCGGGCGATCACTTCTTCTTCGAGAAGATCGACAACGTGGCCTATGGAACCGGCAACACGGTGAACAACAATTCTGCTGACCACATCGGAACGTACCAGAACTTCCGCGGATTGGTAGGCGACGTGCTCGAGAACAACTCGTTCGACGTCACCGTGAACATCAGCAACGCCGTTGCCAGCGATCAGGTCCTGATCTGGTGCGATTGGGACCAGAACGGCGTCTTCAACAATGACCCTTCGGAGCTGATGTACACCTCGCCGACAGGCACCGGTCCATTCACGGCCACGATCCTTGTGCCCTCGGGTGCAACGCTCGGACGCACGACCATGCGGATCCGCTTGCATGACACGGCCTTCGGCCCATTGCTCGACCCCTGCGGAAACGCCTCTTATGGCGAAGTGGAGGATTATGGCCTCAACGTGCTGCCTCCGCCAACCTGCGGGCTCCCATCGGGCCTGGCTGCAGCCGTGGCCACCACCACCACCGCGAACATCTCCTGGCTGGCAGCGCCCAGCGCGGTCACTTATGATGTGGAGCTGCGCCAGGGCGGTGCGCCCGGCAGCGGCGGGGAGACCTTCGCTGGCAGCACAGGAGCACTCACTATTGTTGCTACCGGCCTCACCTTCGGACAGAGCTACCAAGTGTATGTGCGCGCCGATTGCGGCGGCGGCAACCTCAGCCCCTGGGTCGGACCGTTCTCGCATCTCCAGGACTACTGTGCGACCGATGCGCCCTTCAATAACGACCCCGTCATCACCCAGTTCACCTACGCGGGCATCAATAACGTCAACGCGGCAACGTCGGGCTATTTGAACTTCACCGCACAGACGGCATTCGTTGAACCCGGTGCAGCCACCGCGTTCACGCTCGACCGATCCACCGACTATCCGCTGGATTCCTTGTTCATCTGGGTGGATCTGAACGACGACATCGATTTCAGCGATCCTGGAGAACTCGTCTACACTTCGCCCGCGCTCTTCCCGGACCCGCTGAACGATTTCATCACCATCCCCAACGGCACTTCGCCGGGCGATAAGCGCATGCGCGTGCGCCGCGTGAACATGACCCCGGGCTTCGGCTGGAATTCACCCTGCGGCACGGCGCCATTCGGGCAGACCCATGATTACACCGTGAACGTTTGCGGCGCTCCCACTGCCACGGCTTCCGTTGCGGACGATTGTGCCAATGATGAGTTCACCATCCAGGTGGACATCACGAGCAATCCGCAGGGCTCGCTCACCATCAACTGGGTGGCCACGCCCGGAGGCCCGGGCAGCCAGCCCGCTGCTTTGGGTTTGAATACCCTGCCCGATTTCCCAGCAGGCACCGAGGTGTCCGTTACGGTATCGAACGGCAGCGTGTGCGAGCTTGATCTCGGAACGCACTTCAGCAATTGCCCGGTGACCGTGACCTGCGGCTCCGTGGTCACCATGACCCATTGCTACACCAATACCGATCCGCGCGTGTTCATCTTCATCGCGAGCGATGACCAGCAGACCTTGACGATGAGCTTCATCGCCGGCACCATGGACCCGAACGACATCATCCGGGTCTATGCCGGAACCGACGAGAACAACAGCCCGCTGCTCACCTCTGGCTCCTTCAGCGACTTGGGGGTGCCGCAGCTCATCATCGCATCCACCACGGACACGATCATGCTCGTGATCGACAGCGATGCCAGCAATAGCTGCACGGATGCGCAGCAGTCCACTTGGGAGTTCGAGGTGGATTGCACGCCCGCATGCCTCGATCCCGATGGTGCCGTGGCCGTGACCACCAACTGCGGCACGTATGACTTCACGATCGACGTGGAGATCCTGACCACAGGCAGTGGCGCCACCACCACCTTGCGCTACACGGTCAATGGCGGCACCCCCATCGACATCCCCGGATTGGTCGATACCAACGTCGAGAACCTGGGGCCCTTCGCCATCGACGATGTGATCAACATCCGCCTGTTGCATGAGACCGACAGCAACTGCGACCGCAACCTGGGCAACTACAGCGACGACAACACCTGCATCCCAGGTGAGGCATGCGTGGGCGCGATCCTGTTGAGCGTGAACGGCTTGGGTGGCTGCCCGGCTGGTGGAACGCCGGGAAGCAATACCGGCGCAACACAGGATGGCGGCTTGTTCTCCTGCAGCGCCAGCGTCGGTCCGTTCGAGGACAAGTGGTACCGCTTCAATTCCGGCGCGAATAGCGCGATCGCCTACTCCTTCACCGCATTCACGTTCGCGAGCCTGCTGGTCGAAGTGTTCGAGGGCGGATGCGCGGGCACATCGGTGCACTGCGCCTTGGGCGGGTCGGCCCTGAGCAATTCGTTCGTGGTGACCCCCAACACCGATTACTGGCTGCGCATGGCGTCGGTTGCGCCGCAGGGCGGCAACTTCACCATCTGCGTCAGCGCCGGCGTGCCGCCGCCTGATCCTTGCGCCAGCATCGCCAACATCGCGGCCTGCGGCGTGAGCACGGGACCGGTTGCCGCGCCATCAGGGACCGGGGCTTGGAGCAACAACACCCTCGGCGGGCCCTACCAGACGCCCGGCGTCGAGCGCATCTTCACCTTCAGCGCCACCGTTACCGGGGTCCACATCATCAATGTGATCCAGTACACCGGCGGCAACTTCATCGACTTCTACTGGAAGCAGGTGGGCACTTGCGACAATACCGGCTGGAACTACCTGAGCGATTTGGCCGGGATCGGCAACGTGGCCGCCGATGTGGGCTTGGGCGGCGTGCCGCTGAATTTCGTGGCCGGCAACACCTACTACATCCTCTGGGATCCGGAGAACACCACAGGCCGCACCGTGGCCTTCGAGGTGCTTTGCCCGATCCCCGCTCCGGCGAACGACGACTGCGCCAATGCCATCGGGCTCACCCCCGGCGCCACCTGTGTGCCCACTCCGGGCTCCACCATCGGCGCCAGCCAGAGCGCAGCGCCCAGCACCTGCTCAACCTTCACCAGCTCGGCCGCCAATGACGTTTGGTACAGCTTCGTGGCCACCCGCATCACCCACCGCGTAACGGTAGCTGGGCTGGTGGCATTCGATGCCATCGTTGACCTGCGCAGCGGTGCGTGCAACGGCACTACCGTAGCCTGCGTGGATGCCACCGTGAACGGCCAGACCGAGGTGCTCACCGTGGGCAGCCTCAACATCGGGGAGACCTACCTGGTGCGCGTCTATGGCTGGGCGGGCGTTAACGGCGACTTCACGATCTGCGTGGAAGAGCCCGATTGCAACGGCGTGTTCGGCGGGGGCGCCAACCCGGGCACCGCATGCGACGATGGCAATGCCAACACGGTTCTCGATGCGTACGATGCCAACTGCGTTTGCGCGGGGCAGGTCTGCACCACCGACCTCTCCCTGGAGCTGCAGCTCGATGGCGTGAGCACCGTGAGCTGGTTCCTCCATCAGGAAGGCACCGACATCCTGGTGCAGAGCGGCGTGGAGTTCCTGCCCGGCCCCAGCGACCTCTCGGTGGGCACCTGCCTGCCCGATGGCTGCTACTACCTGCGCGTGGAGGATGATGGCGGCGACGGCATCACCGGTGGCGGCTACCTGCTGCGCGTGCTCAACGGCGCACGACTGCTCGACAATCTCTACGATCAGTACGGCAACGGCGGCTTCACCAGCGGCAGCGTGAGCCAGGTGGCGGGCGGCGAAGGATTCTGCCTGCCCTTGGGCACCGATCGCCTGGTGGTCACCAGCTGCGATAAGCTCGATTGGAAGGTGAACCCTTGCGGCGGGGAATTCGTGGTGGCCAATGAGAATGCAGCCGTAAGCGCCGAGTACGGCGGACCGAATGCAGCGACCAGCGGCTACCAGATGTGGTGGTACCAGCCCAATGGCGGCTTCAGCTTCAAGCGCTTCCAGAGCCACAACACCAGCAACGGCCTGCCCAACAACGCGGTGCGCGCCTGCCACTTCCAACTGAATGCCTGGACGGGCAATCAGCTGCAGCAGAACGTGCTCTACAACGTGAAGGTGCGCGGCCGCATCAACGGGGTGTACAGCAACTGGGGCTATGCCTGCCGCCTGATCATCGACGATGCGCTGGCCCAGTGCCCGCGCACCAAGCTCATGGACCTGCCCGGCAACCAGTTCCTGAGCTGCGGCCAGACCAGGAGCATCGGCACCAGCTATCGCGTGCATGCCCGAAACGTGCGCCGCATGAAGAACAATTGCGCCTGGCAGAATGCCAACCGCTACCAGTTCCGTTTCCGGATCCCGGCGGAGAACGTGGTGATCCTGAAGACCAGCCCATCCGGACAATACTTCGTGAACACCGCAGGCCTGGTCTGCGGCAAGACCTACGAAGTGGACGTTCGTGCGAGCTTCGACAACGGATCCACCTGGTGCGTGAACACGCCTGACCCGAGCAGCGTGACCGATCCGGCCTGGGGCGATGTGTGCGAGCTCTTCACCGTGCCTTGCGCATTCGGCATGGCCCAGGAAGGCAGCGGCGCGGCGGCCACGGAGCAGCGCATGAGCCTTTACCCGAACCCGAACACCGGCGATCAGCTCGTGGTGAGCTTCAGTGGACTGCCTGCGGATGCGGAACAGGTCCGCTTCGAGATGCACGATGCGTTCGGCAAGCTGGTGCTGAGCCGCACGATCCCGGTGCAAGAGGGCATGCTGAACAGCACCGTCTCCCTCGACGGCCGGCTTTCCGCAGGGCTTTACATGGCCACGTTGAACGTTCAGGGAATCACCTTCACCGAACGCGTGGTGGTGCAGCCCTAG